A stretch of DNA from Excalfactoria chinensis isolate bCotChi1 chromosome 6, bCotChi1.hap2, whole genome shotgun sequence:
TGTGATAACATCAAGAAGGCAGGAGACCACAGAAACATGGGGACCTCCCTGAACAAATATACAGATTTTGTGCACCAGCTCTGCACGGGTCATTGCCTGACAGCTCTGCTATGAGCAAACATGCATGTagaaaggggagagaaggagagaactGTGATCAGCTGGCAGCACTCCTCTCCCTCAGGGTTTGAAAAGATTGCTATGGAAACCAGAACTTCCATCACGGACAGGCTTCAAGACAACCTCaatatcagaagaaaacagtggcacaaaaatgtctttatttcctGATCCTTAATACCATGCACTTGGCACAACTAATAGGAGTATTAAAAACATGTCCATGAATTGAGCAGACATAAAATAATGATGCAAACAGATTCCTCAGTCCAGACTCTCCCCATCCCTACCTTGCTCCTCAGAGCTGTGTCACTTACCTGTGTCTCCCCAGCCAGAGATGATGCAGGCTTGCCTGTTTATGTCAGACTTCTCTTTCCTATCAGGAAGGCAGATAGGCAGAACGTGGCTATTGAAGGAGAGACAGTGCCCCTCTCTGCCTCGCATTCGGACCAGGGCAATGTCATTATCATTGCTGCCAGCCCAGTAGTTCCTGTGGAGGACAATCCGCTCCACAGGCAGCTCTCTCTCAAACTCATCCTTCACACCCGTGTGGTAGTCACCTACCCGCAGCAGGTAGCGTCGCACATCAACACCAAACCTAGAGAAAAGAGCATGCAATACCTTGATATCTCTATGAAGAGAGAATTAGACTCATGCAAGTCTCAGCTGCTTTGAGACCGAACAACCTCCTCACAAACTTATAAAGAAGTGCCAGCTACAAAACTGTGGGATCTTTTCCCACAGATGTGGTAATGCCAGCTGTTACAGTCACTATTTACCATACACAGGAACCCTTTCTATAAACAGGGCTACAACAGTTGTAACAGGTTTATGGCTTTCTCTTTTCACATTTCCTTGAAGTACCGTGAGTTGATTCCATGATAAATAGCAAAATGCCGGTTCCCTTTAAGGTGTAAAACCTCAAAGTTAAGAGGGTCGGTATAAGCAGGGAGGGATAAAGCAAGCCTAAATTGAGTCATTCCCATAAGTGCTTCAAAATCATACACATCATAACCTGAAGGTCTCGGTTTACAAACTTTGTTCATGTGCTTTCACTGGGCTGGGAGAACAACCTCATATGAGGTtatcttttttgtctttgagAATCCCCTAGAGCTCCCCACTTACAAACACACCTTTTGAAGCAGTGGGCTGCAGTCACTACCCAGCAACTGCTGATCAGTGTTGCCCCACACAGCAGACGGGTATCTCTCTGGAAACCCTTCAACCGTAGTGAGGCCTGCCATGGCCAACCAcctctgaagaagaaacagaagaacagtaAGCATCACatgcacagcagctgtttgcttttcctgctcacTCTGCCCTATCTGAGCTCAGCTGGCAAGCATTCTCCCCTAGACAGACAATTGGTTCAAATGAAGTTAGGAAAGCTGGAACCTGTTCTGGCTTTCTCAGCAATTACCTGAGAGACTTGTTTCCACCTATGATCCTTTTCTTGCGACGGTGAAGCAGGCGCATGCCACACACACTGGACTCTGGACCTGCATAGCAAAGTTAGCACAGTTGGATGGATACCTTCAGCTTAAGTATCAACAACTGTTGTCACAGAGCCAAGATATCACTCCTGTCCACTGAGAGCATTAATTCTCCCAGTAGTTGACTGCATTGTGTTGTACAAAGGAATTTATATAAGATTTGTCCCCGGTGGTTTCCTCAGTTTTACTGGAGGTGCTTACCTCCAGAATCTGCAGTCCTGTGGCAAGAATTGGACCTCTACAGCTATTTCCTCAGTGCTCCAAAACCCAAAGTTTGCTTATGGTTACTGCTCTAAGAAAGCGTATAATGATATGACTCAAGGAAAGTTCTGCAGGCTCAAAGACCTGTCATGGTTAGAGCTCCTCCAACTAGTCTAGACTAGAAGAGACAGTGAAAACAAAGGACGAGTAACTAGGAGCTGCAAGAGAGAACATGCTTATTTTGTAGTTAAAGtttcaaccaaaaaaaaaaaagataaaaactgtAGTGAAAAAGCATGCAGAAATCCTAAACTTTGAGCCCCAGATTTCTGTGTAGAAGGACACATCACCTGCTCTCCTGATATCTTGGACCTTCTCTTCCACATAGTCACAAATCACACCAGCATCTtcactgtgccagcagctgtgaATCCCGGTGTCAGGCCTGACACACTGCCCCAGAGCATGCTCTGTGCCTCTGCACTCTATACTGTCCAGATGGATGGGCCCTTGGCCTTCACCAAAATAAGCCATTGCCCTGGCTTTTGCTGCACCACTGCAATGAGAAAGAGAGTGGCTAATGTGCAATAAGCAAGAGGCAGGTGAAACTGCTGCACCAACATGTTTTAAAGAGAAGTTACAAGAGAAATGAATCTCCCAGAAACAGGTTCAGAAAGTATTCCTCCTGAGAGTGATTTCTATTTGTAAGATGCATGTATCAATTAGCTTACCTGAACCCCAGTTGCCTGCAAACTACTGTAGCATCTCTGTCTGTCCAGCCATCATCACAGACGCTGCCCCATTGTCCATTCAGGAATACTTCGACCCGTCCCTCCTTGGTGCTTTCTCCATCCACCAGCCGCACAGGAGGtcctacaggaaaagaaaacaggggcTGCTGCAAGCAAAAATACCAAAGAGCACGTGGTGCCCAGAACTTAGTTTTTATAGAAACTGAGGAGATGAGAAGGTGAAGAGCGGTGATCTATATGACAACCATGTCCCTCATTTCAACTCCTTGCAAAATTGGTGcacattaatttattaaatacaCACTGGAAAACATTAGATCATATTTCTGAAAGCTAAGAGGAGAAcgagaacagaaagaaagttATTAACTGCTGAGCCAAGAGCTGACAAGCTTAAACATGCCTTGGAAAGAAATCCATTAAATTAGAAAAACTATTACATTATTCTAAGCAAGAAGAGTGTTCAACGtccaggaaaaacaacaacaaaaaaactggaTGGTATatattccaattaaaaaaaaaaaaaaaaaaggatgacaAATTGGAAAGTTTCCTGCAATAGAGAAAACAGAGTACCAGTCCGCATATAAACAAAGAGACCATCAACATAGTTCTCTTCAATTTCCATCTCTCTATAGGTCTGTATATACATCTTGAAGAACCACAGCTCTATGGCTCTGCCCCAAAACAGTCAGGGCTTATTCCTATAAATCCTTTTCAAAAAGCAGTTCTCACTGAGGCAGCACTGGGAAATCTCCCACATCTGCCAGAGTTTCCAAGGGATCAGACTAGAAAGTGATGTTTTCCCTCTGTCCAGAGCAAGGCACAAGTCAAGTTACCCAGGCTGCCAGCGATTGTGCTGCTCTCAGGGGAACAGCGGACTCCCACATCCTCAGCGTGTGAGCAGTCGTGCTGCCCCCAGTTGCTATGGGGACAGTCCAGGAGGGAGAGCTCTGTGCCCACACAAGCCACATCATCCAGCAAGATAAAGCCTTGGCCAGCAGCATAGTCCGCTTCAGAGGCCAGGGTAGCAGGACcactagaggaaaaaaacagaacataacATCAAAGTCATTGTAACTCACCAATCACACAGAGTGTCCCAAACTCAAAcccaaaggaaaactcacctgGAGACATCTACTGTGGCACTGGTGGTCTCTCTACCTAAGCTATTCAGTGATATATAGGACAGCAGCCAATCAGCTTGCACACCTCATCAACTTCAGCTTTCACAGAGACCATTAAGAAATCCCTACAACTACTCTTGTTTGTCTTAATGGTCTTCCTTCAAGTACCAAAGCAGGTGATACAgttcagcagcagtgcagacagCTGATACTGCTTAGCAGGTGATAAAGCTTAGCTGACAGTGCAGGCAGGGTGGTAGTGCTGAACTGATACAGCTGgaaatttaagaaataataagaaaaaagtcTAATTTTGGTGAGAGGTTCATTAAGACAGTATTAAGTCTGATCAAAACAGGCCAAAGCAAGAAATAATTAAGGTAgatatgcatatttttttccctgggaaAGGATGTGGACACCTATTATTCTTTCCTGAATTAAACTGTGTAATGATAATAACAAAGACAGTACCGAAGGAAGTAACATCCAGCCTATCCCAGTAAAGGGACACAGAATCCAAACCTTGACATTAGGAAGTACAGAGACTATAAACGCTCTCAGTCCTACCTGaagcccagctgcctgcagaccACCTGGGCACTGAGGTCTGTCCAGCCATCATCACATACTGTGCCCCAGTCTCCATTGTAATAAACTTCTACCCTGCCTTCGCTGGGGCTGCGACCACCAGTCAGCCTTACAGTGCCCTCTGCAAGGGGTAGGAGAAGGAAAGATCAGCACTCAGAAAGGGAGAGAATAAACAGCCTAAGCCCCACTGCTGAAGATTCTCTACAGCCCATGACAGGAAGAAACCAAAGACAGTTACCTAAGGatactcaaaaaacaaacatacctCAGCCTTTCCATGCCACCTGTGGAATGCAATGAGAACACCACCTTGTCTGACTCTAATTCATTTCCACCTACGTAATACAGGAGTAAGGCTGCACCTGACTGGCACAGAACTCTAAGTACGTACCTGTGAAAGGGTCACAGGAGACACCAGCATCTTCAATATGGTCACAGTTTTGTTGCCCCCAGTCACTCTTCTTGCATTGGTCAAGCGAGAGTTCATTGCCTGAGCACTCCACTTCATCTAGCAGGATGGGGCCAGATCCCTGCCCATAGTGAGCCCACGACAAGGCTTTTGGGTTCCCACTGCAATAGATACATGAAAATTCAGTAAGGAAGGTCACAGTCTGGTGCTCTTGGATTCTGCGTTTCCCAGAGTCTCTCCTACACTAGTCCTTCCATAGCTGATCTGTATTTCTTACATAGTGGTGTTGTCAACTGATAACCAACATATCTCACTGGAAAGCTCTTCAGTATGATTTGAGGACAGTGATGTCTCAATCTCAGTGAAAGGCAAAACTCCCAAAGCAGGAAGGATCTCAAACTTGACTCAGCTATTTTGAGCAATTATGCTGAATTGATTTTGTATACAATAGTTCCTTGTATTAAATGCAGGATAGCATAGAGAATAAGGTGCTCTATTGCTTTCCCTGAATGAAGGGGATACAGACAGCCAGTGATACTGAAGGTGtttaaatttaaacaaataaatgactGCAGTTCACCTGCAGAAGTCACCATGACAAGTTAACACCGCAGTCATGAATATATACATTACAAGGACGTAAAAATAATGAACAGggagaaacacaaacaaaaattggATAGGGTTATACCAACTCTTTTTCACATAGCATAAACACATAAAGCTGACTTACTTAAGTACAAAATCCCATGATAGGATGTTAAGTCCGGAATTATCTTCTCCAAGATTTTCTTACCCTTCCCATAGAAAGGAATGGTGCTATATAGTGAGGGTACATGCTCTCACATTCTTTATTCAGACTACTTCTATTACCACTCTATGATGGACAGTACGGAAAGTACCTGAGTCCCAGCTGCCTACAAACTACTTCAGCATCACGGTCGTCCCATTGGTCATCACAGATGGTACCCCACTTGCCATCGTGGTAAACCTCCACCCGTCCTTCAAAGCTCTCCTTTCCCCCAACTAAACGCAATGGAGCACCTATACCTGtgtttcaaaaaatgaaaaaaagaacaaaacaaggcaaaataGAGACAAAGCACATCCAGCAGTTAAGGGCATAGAACTGTTCGCTAGCCAGTGCCACTGCTGGGACTCTCTTGTTCCATTCTACCACTTTCCCCCCTCCAAACCCTCTAGAAGCATCCATGACTGCAAGCCACAGCAGGAGGTGCCACTAGTCCAGGGACAGCTCATTAACTGGCTGCTATAATGACCAGCATTTTGCTGCCTGTGAACAAAAACCTGTTTTGAATGAAAAGGGATGTGGTCATAAGCAACTGCCATCTTTCAGTGATTTTAGAAGTATGCCCACTGAGTACTTGGGATTGGGAAAAAATACCTTATTTtccactggaaggaaagcaatCACCTTCACAGCAGGTGAAACAAGAATATGCTCCAAAGATTTACTCTCCACAGCATCACTATCTCAGATCTAATATCTTATCGGCAACACTAGATTTCAAGTAAATTAGGCACAAGAAAAAGGGAGTGAATTTGGAGATTTACCTTCTGGAGGGACACATGTTACCATGGCGCTTCCCTGGTTACATGTTCCTGACACAGCTTCCTGATAGCCACACTGCAAAAGGGTTTTCTCATCCCCATGACAGTTTGCTGACTGCAGGTGCAGGGGAATAGGCCACAGTCCGGGACGATTCTTCTTTCCAGCTGTGCCAATCTCACTGTTATGGAGAAtgcaacagaacaacaaaactgtTGTACCGTTTAACTCACACTTGTTTTCCAGCCCAATTGTGGCAATTCACATCTTGTGAGCCAAGTAAATTGTCAGATCTTAAAGGGGTAGCCATTTAGTCTTAATCTCTTCTATGGAAGACTGAAGGTCCAAATAAGACACTCCCTAAGAGGGTTCATAGTCACAACATATTCTAAAAGATCAGTACAGTAATATTAGAAtgataatattaaaaattgaaTCATTCAACACAGCCTTGAACATCAAGTTTTAGAAACTACTGTTCTTGCAAATGCTGACTGTGGCTAGGCATAGCCATGGAAGGAAAACAGGTGCAAAGGATCCCACCAAGTGAGAAATCAGCCAACAGAACAAACTCCTCTCCCACAGCCTACATATTACTCCAGAATGACAGTAATTAATGAGGCTGTTCTCTCAGAGAACGTATGAGCACGTAACACTTCAAGCCACACAGAGTTTCCCACCTGAGACCGAGCTGCCTGCAGACAACACTGGCATCCCAGTCAGTCCAGAGGTCAGCACAGATGGTACCCCAGAGTCCACCAAAGTACAGCTCCACACTGCTATCTTCAGCCAACCGCACAGCACcttccaggaaaaaagaaagaagaagaaaaaaggacatTTCTGATCAGCAAGTCTTGGACTTTTGAGTGTAGCTGAGCTGAATTGGACCCAATTCCTCACATCCTGTTTTGTGGTGCTGTCACTGACTTGCGTAAGTAGTGTAAGGGTgcagcaggcacacagcacacCTATGCTTGTTGTACCCTTCACTTTAATGGAGCTATCTTTGAATGTGCTTACTGTTGAAGGAAGACATTTGTTGTCTCATTTATGATCCATTCTGCAAAATGCAGTTAAAGTCAGCAAATGAGGACCAACAGAAAAGCATTGCACAAAACAGTGTACTGAGAGCTTCCTTGCATGCCTCAAAATAAGCAGTAGTCCTTCTGTTGGCGCTGCAAGGATTTCTAAAGGAAGCTTAGGACACACTTTGCAACAGAAGACTTACAAATCTAATCACAGaagatttttctgtatttgagcTGCTTCAATTACATGAGGAGAGCTCTGATACGAAGACTTAAGGAGTTGAAGTGGGTTGTTTTCCACATAACTTAAACTGCTTTCAGAATTACCTAAGTTGAAAGAATTCTCTTGTATGAGAATAAAAGCACCTATAAAAGACATTATGGCTACAGCAGCTTAAATCCACCCCCTGCTACATACAGATGTTCTTCTCCCACACAGGTTAGCTTTTAGTTCTAATTCTTTAGACAAACTGGGACACTTCTTCCACAGGTTGTCCTAACTGCTACTTACAGGTCTGAGTAGCATCATTTCTGGCCCTAACCCCTTAAGACAGAGTAGCCCAGGCTCTGGCAGATAGGAAACAGTCTTACCTTGGTTACAGTCACAGTTAGCCCAACTGATGGCCCCTGATGCAAGCCGGAAGAAGCACCAGGGTGTAGTTCCCCCATCTGGGTTTCTGCAGTGGTTGTGGTTCCCTAAGCCACGCTCTGGGTACTGCTGGACATAATCAGGGAACTCTGCCCAGTTCAGGCACTCTGCCCCAGCCTCAGTGACAGACAACGAGCCATTGTAGTACCCAAGAGGTCCGATGCCACACCCACTGGAAACTggacacagaaagaaagctgtTAGCTATACTGAAGGCATCACACATGGAGGGTCAGACAACATCAGATATGAGCCCATCTCTTGAACCACCTTCTCTGTCTATGGTCTTGAGGCTCTTCACgagacctcatctggaatactgcatccagttctgggtcccccagcacaagaaggacaatGAGCACATCCAgaagaaggccacaaagatgatcagaaggctggaacACCTGCCCTAtagggacaggctgagagagctggggttcttcagcctgaagaagagaaggcactGGGGGACAccccacagcagccttccagtacatgaAGGGGGCCTGCAGGAAatctggggagggacttttcaAAAAcgataagacaaggggaaatgtttttaaactggaagagggtaaaCTTAGACTAGATATTgggaaggaattctttactgtgagggtggtgagataccagaacaggttgcccagacagGTTGTAGATGCCCCTCTTTGTAGGTACTCgtggccaggctggatggggctttgagcaacctgctctagagggaggtgtccctgcctatagcaggggggttggaactcgaTGGTCTtgaaagtcctttccaacccaaaccattttatgattctatgattatttccAGAACAActtatgaaaaaacaaaaaataaacaaacaaaaagccctgaAGATACATAGATTGGGTCTTTAAAATTTGTTAATTGGActcaaatacaaataatttgAACTTGTTCTCATTGGCAGTAATTTCAGTAGACATATGCCCTTACTCTGGGCTTGCTTTTGAGCCTGGCACagactttttcccttttctaccTCCTTTGGTATCTGAATA
This window harbors:
- the LOC140254215 gene encoding neurotrypsin-like isoform X1; translated protein: MKIPRILRLLVELSSLLSCLRCRKALLGSQPSQNHLQSAVSSGCGIGPLGYYNGSLSVTEAGAECLNWAEFPDYVQQYPERGLGNHNHCRNPDGGTTPWCFFRLASGAISWANCDCNQGAVRLAEDSSVELYFGGLWGTICADLWTDWDASVVCRQLGLSEIGTAGKKNRPGLWPIPLHLQSANCHGDEKTLLQCGYQEAVSGTCNQGSAMVTCVPPEGIGAPLRLVGGKESFEGRVEVYHDGKWGTICDDQWDDRDAEVVCRQLGLSGNPKALSWAHYGQGSGPILLDEVECSGNELSLDQCKKSDWGQQNCDHIEDAGVSCDPFTEGTVRLTGGRSPSEGRVEVYYNGDWGTVCDDGWTDLSAQVVCRQLGFSGPATLASEADYAAGQGFILLDDVACVGTELSLLDCPHSNWGQHDCSHAEDVGVRCSPESSTIAGSLGPPVRLVDGESTKEGRVEVFLNGQWGSVCDDGWTDRDATVVCRQLGFSGAAKARAMAYFGEGQGPIHLDSIECRGTEHALGQCVRPDTGIHSCWHSEDAGVICDYVEEKVQDIRRAGPESSVCGMRLLHRRKKRIIGGNKSLRGGWPWQASLRLKGFQRDTRLLCGATLISSCWVVTAAHCFKRFGVDVRRYLLRVGDYHTGVKDEFERELPVERIVLHRNYWAGSNDNDIALVRMRGREGHCLSFNSHVLPICLPDRKEKSDINRQACIISGWGDTGKSYSRTLLQGVVPLLPREDCEVRYGQKFTNRMICAGNLSEDKRVDSCQGDSGGPLMCQKSNGRWIILGITSWGYGCGRKDSPGVYTKVSRYIPWIKKVTKLK
- the LOC140254215 gene encoding neurotrypsin-like isoform X2 translates to MKIPRILRLLVELSSLLSCLRCRKALLGSQPSQNHLQSAVSSGCGIGPLGYYNGSLSVTEAGAECLNWAEFPDYVQQYPERGLGNHNHCRNPDGGTTPWCFFRLASGAISWANCDCNQGAVRLAEDSSVELYFGGLWGTICADLWTDWDASVVCRQLGLSEIGTAGKKNRPGLWPIPLHLQSANCHGDEKTLLQCGYQEAVSGTCNQGSAMVTCVPPEGIGAPLRLVGGKESFEGRVEVYHDGKWGTICDDQWDDRDAEVVCRQLGLSGNPKALSWAHYGQGSGPILLDEVECSGNELSLDQCKKSDWGQQNCDHIEDAGVSCDPFTEGTVRLTGGRSPSEGRVEVYYNGDWGTVCDDGWTDLSAQVVCRQLGFSGPATLASEADYAAGQGFILLDDVACVGTELSLLDCPHSNWGQHDCSHAEDVGVRCSPESSTIAGSLGPPVRLVDGESTKEGRVEVFLNGQWGSVCDDGWTDRDATVVCRQLGFSGAAKARAMAYFGEGQGPIHLDSIECRGTEHALGQCVRPDTGIHSCWHSEDAGVICDYVEEKVQDIRRAGPESSVCGMRLLHRRKKRIIGGNKSLRGGWPWQASLRLKGFQRDTRLLCGATLISSCWVVTAAHCFKRFGVDVRRYLLRVGDYHTGVKDEFERELPVERIVLHRNYWAGSNDNDIALVRMRGREGHCLSFNSHVLPICLPDRKEKSDINRQACIISGWGDTAGLFCSREVLFKNTAAGGGASSATGRL